A genomic window from Streptomyces sp. NBC_00234 includes:
- a CDS encoding TrkA C-terminal domain-containing protein, with the protein MSTTPLPGIGVQYNLTTREHRHLSVIAHRDSTRTVNIYLADDPDACAQSVHLTGAETASLIDALMPAHHSPNVLHTTDLGLVAERIELSAHSVWNGRVLGETRMRTETGASIVAVLRRAEARPSPAPDFRLAGGDTLIVIGTREGVDAAAAILGQE; encoded by the coding sequence ATGAGCACCACACCGCTGCCCGGCATCGGGGTCCAGTACAACCTCACCACCCGCGAACACCGCCATCTGTCGGTCATCGCGCACCGGGACAGCACCCGGACCGTGAACATCTATCTGGCCGACGACCCCGACGCCTGCGCGCAGTCCGTGCACCTGACCGGCGCGGAGACGGCCTCGCTGATCGACGCGCTGATGCCGGCCCACCACAGCCCCAACGTGCTCCACACCACCGATCTGGGTCTGGTCGCCGAACGGATCGAGCTGTCCGCGCACTCCGTCTGGAACGGCCGGGTGCTGGGCGAGACACGGATGCGTACCGAGACCGGAGCGTCGATCGTGGCCGTACTGCGCCGCGCCGAGGCCCGCCCCTCCCCCGCGCCGGACTTCCGGCTCGCCGGCGGGGACACCCTCATCGTGATCGGCACCCGCGAAGGCGTCGACGCCGCAGCCGCGATACTCGGGCAGGAGTGA
- a CDS encoding cation:proton antiporter → MHSALFLIEFGAIILGLGLLGRVAGRLKFSPIPLYLLAGLAFGEGGLLPMGASEEFVAIGAEIGVILLLLMLGLEYTASDLVSNLKTQYPAGLVDFALNAVPGAVAALLMGWGPVAAVVLAGVTWISSSGVIAKVMGDLGRVGNRETPVILSILVLEDLAMAVYLPIVTALLAGVGLAAGSLTLAIALGVAGAVLFVAVRYGRLISRFVSSDDPEKLLLVVLGLTLLVAGIAQQLQVSAAVGAFLVGIALSGEVAEGTHTLLSPLRDLFAAVFFVFFGLHTDPASIPPVLLPALALAVVTALTKIATGYWAARRAGIGVKGRWRAGGTLVARGEFSIVIAGLAVTAGIEPALGPLATAYVLLLVVIGPLTARYTEPMAAWIGRRRAPGSPVPAAVPSPAESPEANSAEVLQDQDPAART, encoded by the coding sequence GTGCACTCCGCTCTCTTCCTGATCGAGTTCGGCGCGATCATCCTCGGCCTGGGCCTGCTCGGCCGGGTCGCGGGCCGTCTGAAGTTCTCGCCCATCCCCCTGTACCTGCTGGCCGGCCTCGCCTTCGGTGAGGGCGGCCTCCTGCCGATGGGCGCGAGCGAGGAGTTCGTCGCGATCGGCGCCGAGATCGGCGTCATCCTCCTGTTGCTGATGCTCGGTCTCGAGTACACGGCCAGCGATCTGGTCTCCAACCTCAAGACCCAGTACCCCGCCGGGCTGGTCGACTTCGCCCTCAACGCCGTGCCCGGCGCGGTCGCGGCGCTGCTGATGGGGTGGGGTCCCGTGGCGGCGGTCGTGCTGGCCGGCGTCACCTGGATCTCCTCCTCGGGCGTCATCGCCAAGGTGATGGGCGACCTGGGCCGGGTCGGCAACCGCGAGACACCGGTCATCCTCAGCATCCTGGTGCTCGAAGACCTGGCGATGGCCGTGTACCTGCCGATCGTCACCGCCCTGCTGGCCGGTGTCGGCCTCGCGGCGGGAAGCCTCACGCTGGCCATCGCGCTCGGTGTCGCGGGGGCGGTCCTGTTCGTGGCGGTCCGGTACGGGCGGCTCATCTCCCGGTTCGTCTCCAGCGACGATCCCGAGAAGCTCCTCCTCGTCGTTCTCGGACTCACCCTCCTCGTCGCGGGCATCGCCCAGCAGCTCCAGGTCTCCGCCGCGGTCGGTGCGTTCCTCGTGGGCATCGCCCTGTCCGGCGAGGTCGCCGAGGGCACGCACACCCTCCTCAGCCCGCTGCGGGACCTGTTCGCCGCGGTGTTCTTCGTCTTCTTCGGCCTGCACACCGACCCCGCGAGCATCCCGCCCGTCCTGCTGCCCGCGCTCGCGCTGGCCGTGGTCACGGCGCTCACGAAGATCGCGACCGGGTACTGGGCCGCGCGCAGAGCGGGGATCGGGGTCAAGGGGCGCTGGCGGGCCGGCGGCACCCTCGTGGCACGGGGCGAGTTCTCCATCGTCATCGCCGGGCTCGCCGTCACCGCGGGCATCGAACCGGCGCTGGGCCCGCTGGCCACCGCGTACGTCCTGCTCCTGGTCGTGATCGGGCCGCTCACCGCCCGCTACACCGAACCCATGGCCGCATGGATCGGCCGCCGCCGCGCGCCCGGTTCGCCCGTGCCGGCCGCTGTGCCCTCGCCCGCGGAGTCCCCGGAGGCGAACTCCGCGGAGGTACTCCAGGACCAGGATCCGGCCGCCCGTACGTGA
- a CDS encoding TerD family protein, which produces MSLQKGANVPVGSPRVRVELGWRTGPGAPDVDGSALLLTAAGKVRSDDDFVFYNQPVHAGGAVRHEGRRQDGTSALETIGVELSAIEQEIGTVVVAASTDGTFGQVSGLFVRVLDAETGAETARFDATGATSETAFVLGELYRRNGGWKFRAVGQGYASGLEGLATDFGITVDEPAAPAPVQRTAPAPQPSVPVQRTAPAPQPSVPASPPPAPRRPAPQAPPSVPAQPVRLSKITLTKAAPAVSLTKQGATSGGMRVNLSWSAATPPRGWMRKGKDAVRLADVDLDLSCLWELQNGAMGIVHPINNQFGSFDQPPYIRLDQDDRTGSSETGENLMINLDHAAEIKRILVFVVIYTGASSFAGLHGVATLYPPAGPPIEVRLDECTVPSPVAAIALIENVGGELIVRREAKYLLLPPGVLKQQAADLEYGWGMTWQAASKD; this is translated from the coding sequence ATGTCCTTGCAGAAGGGTGCCAACGTACCTGTAGGAAGTCCCAGGGTCCGGGTGGAGCTGGGGTGGCGGACGGGACCCGGGGCTCCCGATGTGGACGGGTCGGCTCTGCTGCTGACGGCGGCCGGCAAGGTGCGGTCGGACGACGACTTCGTGTTCTACAACCAGCCTGTGCACGCCGGCGGCGCCGTGCGCCACGAAGGCAGGCGGCAGGACGGTACGAGCGCACTCGAGACCATCGGGGTGGAGCTCTCCGCGATCGAGCAGGAGATCGGGACCGTGGTCGTCGCGGCGTCCACGGACGGCACGTTCGGTCAGGTGTCCGGGCTGTTCGTGCGCGTGCTGGACGCGGAGACCGGTGCGGAGACGGCGCGGTTCGATGCCACGGGTGCCACCTCGGAGACGGCATTCGTGCTCGGAGAGCTGTACCGGCGCAACGGCGGATGGAAGTTCCGGGCGGTGGGCCAGGGGTACGCCTCCGGGCTGGAAGGGCTCGCCACCGATTTCGGCATCACCGTCGACGAGCCCGCCGCGCCCGCGCCGGTGCAGCGGACGGCGCCTGCCCCGCAGCCCTCTGTGCCGGTGCAGCGGACAGCGCCCGCCCCGCAGCCCTCTGTGCCTGCCTCACCTCCTCCTGCGCCACGTCGTCCCGCGCCGCAGGCTCCGCCGTCCGTGCCCGCCCAGCCGGTGCGGCTCTCGAAGATCACGCTGACGAAGGCGGCGCCCGCGGTGTCGCTGACCAAGCAGGGGGCCACCTCGGGAGGCATGCGGGTCAATCTCTCGTGGAGCGCAGCCACGCCGCCGCGTGGCTGGATGAGGAAAGGGAAGGACGCCGTCCGGCTGGCGGACGTCGACCTGGACCTCTCGTGTCTGTGGGAGTTGCAGAACGGCGCGATGGGGATCGTCCACCCCATCAACAACCAGTTCGGCTCGTTCGACCAGCCTCCGTACATCCGGCTGGACCAGGACGACCGGACCGGTTCGAGCGAGACCGGCGAGAACCTCATGATCAACCTTGATCACGCGGCCGAGATCAAGCGCATCCTCGTCTTCGTGGTCATCTACACCGGGGCGTCCAGCTTCGCCGGTCTGCACGGGGTCGCCACGCTGTATCCGCCCGCGGGTCCGCCGATCGAGGTGCGGCTGGACGAGTGCACCGTTCCGTCGCCGGTCGCGGCGATCGCGCTGATCGAGAACGTGGGCGGGGAACTGATCGTCCGACGGGAGGCCAAGTACCTCCTGCTGCCGCCGGGCGTCCTCAAGCAGCAGGCTGCCGACCTCGAGTACGGCTGGGGGATGACCTGGCAGGCGGCCAGCAAGGACTGA